In Edaphobacter paludis, a single window of DNA contains:
- a CDS encoding PEP-CTERM sorting domain-containing protein, whose amino-acid sequence MHHRFLLLMSFLALGLGVAAHASTIAAGVYNLDNAFVDGYSVTGTVTFNNAGNATAAGLSFNDSKFDNPGLPYFNAISSTNVYNGLSQNYIGSSNNTGQIALYLNTIAGADGQFDLCIGGAQCGTSMGTVAPSSLQIYGFYNNATGSNPGLAATDFSSGHLESVNVAAARTPEPSSLLLLGTGIVGLAGFARMLKS is encoded by the coding sequence ATGCATCATCGTTTTCTTCTCCTCATGTCGTTCTTGGCCCTCGGCCTCGGTGTCGCTGCGCACGCTTCTACCATTGCCGCGGGTGTCTACAATCTCGACAATGCATTTGTCGATGGCTACTCCGTCACAGGTACAGTTACCTTCAACAATGCCGGCAATGCTACGGCTGCTGGACTTAGCTTCAACGATTCGAAGTTCGACAATCCGGGCCTTCCGTACTTCAACGCGATATCGTCCACCAACGTCTACAACGGCTTAAGTCAGAATTACATTGGTTCCTCCAACAATACAGGCCAGATAGCGCTTTACCTCAACACGATTGCCGGCGCTGACGGTCAATTCGACCTCTGCATCGGCGGTGCGCAGTGTGGAACTTCAATGGGAACGGTGGCGCCCTCCTCACTCCAGATATACGGCTTCTATAACAACGCGACGGGAAGCAATCCTGGTCTTGCGGCTACCGACTTCAGCAGCGGACATTTGGAATCGGTCAACGTTGCTGCTGCTCGAACACCCGAGCCTTCGTCACTATTGTTGCTTGGCACCGGCATTGTAGGACTTGCCGGCTTTGCCCGCATGCTCAAGTCATAG
- a CDS encoding cupin domain-containing protein, which translates to MKNMVRLRVWSFLFVFVALSCGVNRAQSATGSAQVSGADVLSQAEVFPSGKMTVRRMPNGGESEDVAHGVLKTGEVVAVHESMQPVGIKPNAAHRIEHSEFIVVREGTVEFEHDGKAEEVGAGGVIYVAFGTMHRLRNVGNVPAKYVVIAIGGDTKR; encoded by the coding sequence ATGAAGAATATGGTTCGGTTGCGGGTTTGGAGTTTTCTTTTCGTCTTTGTGGCCTTGAGTTGCGGCGTCAATAGAGCGCAGAGTGCAACGGGCTCGGCGCAGGTATCAGGCGCAGATGTGCTATCTCAGGCGGAGGTGTTTCCGAGTGGGAAGATGACGGTGAGAAGGATGCCGAATGGAGGGGAGAGCGAAGATGTCGCGCATGGGGTGCTCAAGACGGGAGAGGTCGTCGCGGTGCATGAATCGATGCAGCCGGTCGGAATCAAGCCGAATGCGGCGCACAGGATCGAACACTCGGAGTTTATTGTTGTGCGCGAAGGCACCGTGGAATTTGAGCACGATGGCAAGGCGGAAGAGGTAGGAGCGGGTGGGGTGATCTATGTGGCATTTGGAACGATGCATCGTTTGCGGAATGTGGGGAACGTGCCGGCAAAGTATGTCGTGATCGCGATTGGCGGGGACACGAAAAGATGA
- a CDS encoding ATP-dependent DNA ligase gives MHLPVNPPVLPMLAKRVAEIPTGNMWIFEPKWDGFRALIFRDEDEILIQSRDGKSLNRYFPELMEAFSAKLPPRCVLDGEIVIVSDNGLDFDSLQLRIHPAASRVKLLSQQIPASVIFFDLLCEGDSDLRDEPFERRRERLESLLVSAEPPIHLTPATCDRTIAADWFRRFEGAGLDGVMAKSITSTYEPDKRTMLKVKHERDCDCVVAGFRWHKGSEETAIGSLLLGLYDDAGVLQHVGVCASFKLEKRRELVEYLAPYRKNALADHPWKSWSTSDLSDGEHRVPGGQSRWSQGKDLSWVPVRPELVVEVAYEHMQGNRFRHMAQFRRWRIDKKPADCTYAQLEVVPPQELMAIFPTGR, from the coding sequence GTGCATCTTCCAGTAAATCCGCCGGTGTTGCCAATGCTCGCCAAGCGAGTGGCCGAAATACCAACGGGAAACATGTGGATCTTTGAACCCAAGTGGGATGGGTTTCGTGCCCTGATCTTTCGCGATGAGGATGAGATCCTGATTCAAAGCCGGGACGGCAAATCACTGAATCGCTACTTCCCTGAATTGATGGAAGCATTTTCAGCGAAATTGCCTCCCCGCTGCGTTCTCGATGGAGAAATCGTCATCGTATCGGATAACGGTCTCGACTTCGACTCACTTCAGCTTCGTATCCATCCCGCTGCCTCACGGGTAAAGCTCTTGTCTCAGCAAATCCCTGCATCCGTCATCTTCTTTGACCTCCTTTGCGAGGGAGACAGCGACCTTCGCGATGAACCCTTTGAGCGACGGCGCGAAAGGCTCGAATCACTGCTCGTTTCTGCGGAACCTCCAATCCATCTCACGCCTGCAACCTGTGATAGAACGATCGCCGCGGATTGGTTTCGCCGTTTCGAAGGAGCCGGTCTTGACGGCGTGATGGCCAAGTCAATTACAAGCACCTACGAGCCAGACAAACGCACCATGCTGAAGGTAAAACACGAACGCGATTGCGATTGCGTCGTCGCGGGTTTTCGCTGGCACAAGGGTAGCGAGGAAACGGCGATTGGCTCCCTGTTATTGGGACTTTACGATGATGCCGGTGTGCTGCAACACGTCGGCGTTTGTGCGAGTTTTAAATTGGAGAAACGTCGTGAGTTGGTGGAGTACCTGGCGCCTTATAGAAAGAATGCGCTCGCCGACCATCCATGGAAATCATGGTCGACAAGCGACCTTAGCGACGGGGAGCATCGCGTTCCCGGCGGCCAGAGCCGCTGGAGTCAGGGCAAGGATCTGTCATGGGTGCCGGTGCGACCGGAACTCGTCGTAGAGGTCGCGTATGAGCACATGCAAGGCAACCGTTTCCGCCACATGGCCCAATTCCGCAGGTGGCGGATAGATAAGAAGCCTGCCGACTGTACCTACGCGCAACTCGAAGTCGTTCCACCGCAAGAGCTGATGGCGATCTTCCCGACCGGCCGCTGA
- a CDS encoding protein kinase: MKRRVIEQYEFVRKIGAGGSGVVYLANDTLLQRPVVLKLLKRGNLTVQQMRTTQLREARLASAIDHPNVCAIYEVGVAPADSGNGEEAYIVMQYIPGKSLDKVIGEGPASLQLTLSAGIQISDGLSAAHNLGIFHRDLKPANVMLTDGGLIKILDFGLARRLTPDKAEFDPSGPDSKRNPPNAGATYTARGGTIAYMAPEQFVTGQSSVQSDIFALGLILYELATGRHPFHRPDAPDFQSIRAIQFAEPPSIRQIAPHLPVELESVIFRCLEKQPSARFASAAEVREALKTIMMAMQLDSVLLHGESVSLLPSQGGQSRNHTETPEEEKRTTGLLSMLAERFRESTPAEVSTQNTIVVLPFINYGPADVAPLYGYALADAIAARLARMPSLVVRPSSSLMNVATQQLDPLSVGKKLLVHFVLAGNFLRSDKGFDLNWQLLDVPSQSVRAGGSINVASFDLVSVQSEICNEVFSTLQGFGDLQGAHENHRATSLSEDVSEEYLQARAVLSSFMTRTGSRDDLDRARTLFESVVKQDERYAPGWSGLGITHLQYARHGLGGQMHVLEARRAFDKALSLDSGSVEANLYRVYMLLSRGEKESARHGIEHLLQTAGNDWNVRLVAGITLRIDGMYEEALDQFNASLRMNPSNAAMIYNHRARVYQYQNQMELAADEIQKGLTLEPKQPLLRISLGYQQMRTGDLPRAIETLESVIRNESSLRIVFPTIALCYVQLGEREKAASFIVDETLSAAEADSEMAYRLATYFAVEGDESEALHWLRRAIYLGNENYPWFSINPAWRKLSGHADFERILEDLKKSYRRNQKNWKRLLAQVRN, translated from the coding sequence ATGAAGCGACGCGTCATCGAGCAGTACGAATTCGTTCGCAAGATCGGCGCGGGCGGCAGCGGCGTTGTGTATCTGGCGAACGACACCCTTCTGCAGCGGCCTGTGGTTCTCAAGCTGCTGAAACGCGGCAACCTGACCGTACAGCAGATGCGCACTACGCAGCTTCGCGAGGCCCGTCTGGCTTCGGCTATAGACCACCCGAACGTCTGCGCCATCTATGAGGTAGGCGTGGCTCCCGCGGACTCCGGCAACGGCGAAGAAGCTTACATCGTAATGCAATACATCCCGGGCAAGTCGCTCGACAAGGTGATCGGGGAGGGGCCGGCCAGTCTTCAGCTCACGCTTTCGGCGGGCATTCAGATTTCGGATGGTTTGTCGGCCGCCCACAACCTCGGCATCTTTCATCGCGACCTCAAGCCAGCCAACGTCATGCTCACCGACGGTGGCCTGATCAAGATTCTCGATTTCGGGCTCGCCCGCCGTCTCACCCCAGACAAGGCAGAGTTCGATCCCTCCGGACCGGACAGTAAGCGCAACCCACCGAACGCCGGTGCCACTTATACCGCTCGCGGCGGCACCATCGCTTATATGGCTCCGGAGCAGTTCGTCACCGGCCAGTCGAGCGTTCAGTCTGATATTTTTGCGCTCGGACTGATCCTTTACGAACTTGCCACCGGACGCCACCCCTTTCATCGCCCCGATGCGCCGGACTTCCAAAGTATTCGCGCGATCCAGTTTGCTGAGCCGCCATCGATCCGCCAGATCGCTCCGCATCTTCCTGTGGAACTTGAAAGCGTCATCTTCCGCTGCCTTGAAAAGCAGCCCTCGGCTCGCTTTGCTTCTGCCGCGGAGGTTCGCGAGGCGCTGAAGACCATCATGATGGCCATGCAACTCGACTCGGTGCTGTTGCATGGGGAGTCGGTCTCGCTGCTGCCGTCGCAGGGTGGCCAGAGCCGCAACCATACGGAAACGCCGGAGGAAGAGAAGCGCACCACTGGCCTCCTCTCCATGCTTGCGGAGCGCTTCCGTGAATCGACGCCCGCCGAGGTGAGCACGCAGAACACGATCGTCGTGCTGCCATTTATCAACTACGGCCCAGCCGATGTCGCTCCTTTGTATGGCTATGCGCTGGCCGATGCCATCGCAGCTCGTCTTGCGCGGATGCCGTCTCTGGTGGTGCGGCCTTCAAGTTCGCTGATGAACGTTGCGACTCAGCAGCTCGATCCACTGAGCGTTGGTAAAAAGCTGCTCGTGCATTTTGTGCTGGCAGGGAATTTTCTGCGCTCCGACAAGGGATTCGACCTCAATTGGCAGCTTCTCGATGTACCCAGCCAGAGCGTCCGGGCGGGCGGCTCCATTAATGTGGCCTCTTTCGATCTGGTGTCGGTCCAATCGGAGATCTGCAACGAGGTCTTCAGCACGTTGCAGGGCTTCGGCGACTTGCAGGGAGCCCATGAAAATCATCGCGCCACCTCGCTCTCTGAAGATGTCTCTGAGGAGTACTTGCAGGCGCGTGCCGTTCTCTCGTCTTTCATGACCCGTACCGGAAGCCGTGACGATCTCGATCGTGCGCGAACACTGTTTGAATCAGTCGTGAAGCAGGACGAGAGGTATGCGCCGGGCTGGTCGGGGCTTGGAATCACGCACCTGCAATATGCTCGCCATGGCCTCGGCGGCCAGATGCATGTTCTTGAGGCACGGCGGGCTTTTGATAAGGCGCTGTCGCTGGATTCGGGTTCGGTCGAAGCGAATCTCTACCGTGTCTACATGCTGCTGTCCCGCGGCGAAAAAGAGTCGGCACGCCACGGGATCGAGCACCTGCTTCAGACGGCAGGTAATGACTGGAACGTCCGCCTGGTTGCTGGAATAACGTTGCGTATCGACGGCATGTACGAAGAGGCGCTCGATCAGTTCAATGCTTCTCTTCGCATGAATCCATCCAACGCGGCGATGATCTACAACCACCGCGCCCGCGTCTACCAGTATCAGAACCAGATGGAACTGGCGGCGGACGAGATTCAGAAGGGGTTGACGCTGGAGCCGAAACAACCGCTGCTGCGGATCTCGCTTGGCTACCAGCAGATGCGTACGGGAGATCTTCCGCGCGCCATCGAGACGCTGGAGAGCGTCATTCGCAATGAGTCGTCACTGCGGATCGTCTTTCCGACGATTGCCCTCTGCTATGTTCAGCTTGGAGAGCGGGAAAAGGCTGCCAGCTTTATCGTGGATGAGACGCTCTCCGCCGCGGAAGCCGACAGCGAGATGGCCTACCGCCTGGCGACTTATTTTGCTGTCGAAGGCGATGAATCGGAGGCGCTGCACTGGCTGCGGCGGGCGATCTACCTGGGCAACGAGAACTATCCCTGGTTCAGCATCAATCCAGCATGGCGCAAGCTGAGCGGCCATGCCGACTTCGAGCGAATTCTGGAAGACCTGAAGAAGAGCTATCGCCGTAATCAAAAGAATTGGAAGCGGCTGCTGGCGCAGGTACGGAACTAG
- a CDS encoding cupin domain-containing protein, which yields MENLSRRDLCVALSAFAAMGSVAAQAQALANPGDKVLSDSQAFPFDKLPVSHSKNGGESRHVTKGVLPTGEYVEMHETTLPPGQMPHPPHKHRHSEFMMIREGTVEFDNDGNKETVGPGGVIFAASEKTHGLKNVGSVAAQYFVIAIGRESGVQQV from the coding sequence ATGGAAAATTTGAGTCGTCGTGATCTTTGTGTTGCCCTGTCGGCCTTTGCTGCGATGGGGAGTGTGGCTGCCCAAGCGCAGGCGCTGGCCAATCCGGGAGACAAGGTATTGTCGGATTCCCAGGCCTTTCCGTTCGACAAATTGCCAGTAAGCCATTCGAAGAACGGCGGCGAGAGCAGGCATGTGACCAAGGGCGTATTGCCGACCGGCGAGTATGTGGAGATGCATGAGACCACGCTGCCGCCGGGACAGATGCCGCATCCGCCGCATAAGCACCGGCACTCGGAGTTCATGATGATTCGCGAGGGTACGGTGGAGTTCGACAATGATGGCAATAAAGAGACCGTCGGGCCGGGCGGCGTGATCTTCGCCGCTTCGGAGAAGACGCATGGGTTGAAGAATGTCGGGAGCGTTGCGGCGCAATATTTCGTGATTGCGATTGGGCGGGAGTCGGGCGTGCAACAAGTCTGA
- a CDS encoding tetratricopeptide repeat protein has product MALLLFPLLALAQNEPANFEDVVARASAARQQNDLPRAIELYRQALQLKPSWPDGWWFLGSTQYAANDYPGAEDAITQYLKLTPNAAPAFALRGLCEFETGQYIQSIEDIDHGLSLGAGNQPRNEQILRFHEALSLTRTGQFESALTQYAFFAKNGISNPELFIGIGLAGLWMPQLPKDVEASQRDLVLAAGTAAYSMMAGDDKGGAQEFQDLFQRFPKAVNAHYLYGYLLFQTDQEHALAEFKQELAIDPSNTLANVMVAWTYMLQNKFSEGLSYARKSEAQEPNLTMAQLVLGRSLVGTGDIQGGLKYLEKARQQQPNNLEVHLALVRAYDESGRSEDARRERLLCLQLIKK; this is encoded by the coding sequence TTGGCCCTCCTGCTGTTTCCTTTGCTGGCATTGGCGCAGAATGAGCCAGCTAACTTTGAGGATGTAGTAGCGCGTGCGTCCGCAGCAAGGCAGCAAAACGACCTTCCCCGCGCGATCGAACTATATCGGCAAGCTCTACAACTCAAACCGTCGTGGCCGGATGGCTGGTGGTTTCTCGGGTCGACGCAATATGCAGCCAATGACTACCCGGGAGCCGAAGACGCTATTACCCAATACCTCAAGCTGACTCCCAACGCCGCGCCTGCTTTTGCCCTGCGGGGACTGTGTGAGTTTGAAACCGGTCAGTACATCCAGTCGATCGAGGACATCGACCACGGACTGTCTCTGGGTGCAGGCAATCAGCCGCGCAACGAACAGATACTACGTTTTCATGAGGCGCTGTCGCTTACCCGCACAGGCCAGTTTGAATCCGCACTGACCCAGTATGCTTTCTTCGCTAAAAATGGAATATCCAATCCGGAACTCTTTATCGGCATAGGGCTGGCGGGTCTCTGGATGCCGCAACTGCCAAAGGATGTGGAGGCCAGCCAGCGCGACTTGGTTCTGGCGGCGGGCACAGCGGCATACTCCATGATGGCTGGCGACGACAAAGGTGGCGCGCAGGAGTTTCAGGATCTGTTCCAGCGCTTCCCGAAGGCGGTGAATGCGCATTATCTTTACGGTTATCTCCTGTTCCAGACAGACCAGGAGCATGCGCTCGCGGAATTCAAACAAGAGTTAGCGATTGATCCTTCCAACACCTTAGCGAATGTAATGGTGGCCTGGACCTATATGCTGCAAAACAAGTTTTCAGAAGGCCTCTCGTATGCCCGGAAATCCGAAGCACAAGAGCCAAATCTTACTATGGCGCAGCTTGTCCTAGGCCGATCGTTAGTGGGAACAGGAGACATACAGGGCGGATTGAAATATCTTGAAAAGGCGCGTCAGCAGCAACCCAATAACCTTGAGGTTCACCTTGCGTTGGTCAGAGCTTATGACGAATCCGGCCGCAGCGAAGATGCCAGGCGGG